In a single window of the bacterium genome:
- a CDS encoding NAD-dependent epimerase/dehydratase family protein, with product MPKREQLPPKFRGKRCLITGGLGFIGSNLAYRLVEYGAEVLIVDSLIPQYGGNLFNIQGLEKKVRINIADIRDQHGMNHLVKEQDFIFNLAGQVSHIDSMEDPFTDLDINCRSQLSILEACRHNNPEVKIVFAGTRQQYGKPDYLPVDEKHAVHPTDVNGINKMAGEWYHILYNNVYGIRATSLRLTNTYGPRQLMKHGRQGFVSVFIRQAIDGQKIRIFGDGKQIRDFNFVDDVVDAFCLAAAFDDCNGNIYNLGGDEPMMLEDFVKLLLEIAGGGAYEIVPFPEEKKRIDIGDFYADYRKIRAVLGWHYRTSMREGLAQTVAYYRKHREHYWG from the coding sequence ATGCCCAAGCGTGAGCAACTGCCGCCGAAATTCCGCGGCAAACGGTGCCTGATTACCGGCGGTCTGGGCTTCATCGGCAGCAATCTCGCCTATCGGCTGGTCGAATATGGCGCCGAGGTGCTGATCGTCGATTCCCTCATCCCCCAGTATGGCGGCAATCTCTTCAACATCCAGGGCCTCGAGAAGAAGGTGCGGATCAATATCGCGGACATTCGCGATCAGCACGGAATGAACCATCTGGTCAAGGAACAGGATTTTATCTTTAATCTTGCGGGCCAGGTGAGCCATATCGACAGCATGGAGGACCCCTTCACCGACCTCGATATCAACTGCCGTTCGCAGCTTTCGATTCTCGAAGCCTGCCGCCACAACAATCCCGAGGTCAAGATCGTCTTCGCCGGGACGCGGCAGCAGTATGGCAAGCCCGACTATCTGCCGGTCGACGAAAAACACGCTGTGCATCCAACCGACGTCAACGGCATCAACAAAATGGCCGGCGAGTGGTATCATATCCTCTATAATAACGTCTATGGCATCCGCGCCACCTCGTTGCGCCTCACCAACACCTACGGGCCGCGCCAGCTGATGAAACACGGCCGGCAGGGCTTCGTCAGCGTCTTCATCCGGCAGGCGATCGACGGACAGAAGATCCGCATCTTCGGCGATGGCAAACAGATCCGCGATTTCAATTTCGTCGACGATGTGGTCGACGCCTTTTGCCTGGCGGCTGCTTTCGACGACTGCAACGGCAATATCTACAACCTCGGCGGCGACGAGCCGATGATGCTCGAGGACTTTGTCAAACTGCTGCTGGAGATCGCCGGCGGCGGTGCATACGAGATCGTCCCCTTCCCCGAGGAAAAAAAACGGATCGACATTGGTGATTTTTACGCCGATTACCGCAAGATCCGAGCGGTTCTGGGCTGGCACTACCGCACCTCCATGAGGGAGGGGCTCGCTCAAACCGTGGCCTATTACCGGAAACACCGGGAGCATTACTGGGGGTAG